Genomic window (Deinococcus cellulosilyticus NBRC 106333 = KACC 11606):
GAATTCAGCAAGAACACCCTGACAGAAATGACGGTGATGCCCGTATGAACTTCAAAGAAATCTTCCGCAACCTGATCAGTCAGCTTTACCCTGAGCTACCTGCAAGAACCCATGTGCCCCTCAGAGGCAAGGTGACTGCAGTCCACGGGGACGCTGGAGATGTCCAGCCCACCTCTGGCCCACGCCGTTACAGCGTGGACGTGCAGCCCATCCTGCCAGACGGCTCAAACGATCCAGAACGTGATGTGCTCCTGGACGTGTCCCTGCCCGTGCAGTGGGCAGGCCACAATCGGGGCATCTTCTGCCTGCCAGACATTGGGGCCGTCTGTCTGGTCGGGTTTGTTGACGGAAACGCCGCCTTTCCATACGTGCACAGCTTCCTGCCCGATGGATTCTATCTGCCCTCTGTATCACCCGGAGACTGCATCATCCTCTGGAGCGGAGGCGAAATCAAGCTGAAAGAAGGCAACCCTGGTCTGAGTATCACCATCTCAGGAATGGCAGAAATCACAGCCAACACTGTGCTGGTCAACAGTGGAGACATCCAGCTGGGAGGACCAGAGGGCAAGCAACTCGCATGCCTGGGAGATGTGGTGGTCAGTGGTCTCACCCCCATCGGGGTGATTGCCCCGCGTGAAACCATCCCCACCAACGGCAGCCAGACCGTGAGGGCAATATGATCCAGGATCTGCTGTGGGAAAACGGTGACATCGTGCTGGACAGCAGAGGACAGCCCGTGATGATCAGTGATGCAGATGTGGTGAT
Coding sequences:
- a CDS encoding phage baseplate assembly protein V, producing the protein MNFKEIFRNLISQLYPELPARTHVPLRGKVTAVHGDAGDVQPTSGPRRYSVDVQPILPDGSNDPERDVLLDVSLPVQWAGHNRGIFCLPDIGAVCLVGFVDGNAAFPYVHSFLPDGFYLPSVSPGDCIILWSGGEIKLKEGNPGLSITISGMAEITANTVLVNSGDIQLGGPEGKQLACLGDVVVSGLTPIGVIAPRETIPTNGSQTVRAI